Proteins encoded within one genomic window of Enterococcus haemoperoxidus ATCC BAA-382:
- a CDS encoding winged helix-turn-helix domain-containing protein, translating into MVNIGLYPLENPSSSYIDVLKEKGYNLFSLEQESDRSNYPVLEAIIIDCAVKPNGERVGQICELLLKEKSNTYPLIFLLVTDSTPIERFIYLELGATIVFDQHTPPNEFQLILSNMLQTKTKEASVPKMIEERLKLNSDNLSICIENEQEISLTPLEYKLVSYLKGKCGQRATYEELYKVLWNGHVANKQYRVANIVFHIRKKIEKNVSEPQYLKTIRTIGYVLCL; encoded by the coding sequence ATGGTTAACATCGGATTATATCCACTAGAAAACCCATCTTCTTCTTATATAGATGTCCTGAAAGAAAAAGGCTACAATCTTTTTTCACTGGAACAGGAAAGTGACAGAAGTAATTATCCAGTATTGGAGGCAATCATTATTGATTGTGCAGTGAAGCCCAATGGTGAGAGAGTAGGTCAGATTTGTGAATTACTTTTAAAAGAAAAAAGTAATACTTATCCGCTGATTTTTTTATTAGTGACAGATAGTACGCCAATTGAACGTTTCATATATCTAGAATTAGGAGCAACAATTGTTTTTGACCAACACACACCACCTAATGAATTTCAACTAATTCTATCTAATATGCTCCAAACGAAGACAAAAGAAGCAAGTGTGCCAAAAATGATTGAAGAGCGTTTGAAGTTAAATAGTGACAACCTTTCGATTTGTATAGAAAATGAGCAAGAAATTTCTCTGACACCGCTAGAATACAAGTTAGTTAGTTATTTAAAAGGAAAATGCGGGCAAAGAGCAACATATGAAGAACTCTACAAAGTATTATGGAACGGACATGTGGCGAATAAGCAGTATCGTGTAGCAAACATAGTTTTTCATATTCGGAAAAAAATAGAAAAAAATGTATCAGAACCCCAATATTTAAAAACGATTCGAACAATTGGGTATGTTCTTTGTCTATAA
- a CDS encoding tyrosine-type recombinase/integrase: MISSRQFSRQTKEELTITKKGENIYKRKDGRWEGRYRKGRNEQGKLLYGYIYGQKYREVKQTLERQKARQTFSKQLTTQFQGTVEEWLVYWLDHLIVRQIKQSTYASYQTKMRKHILPYIGKKKLLHIEKKDITALMLLLSDKELSLTTIHNVLTIFKSAMNKAYFEKAIPENPCDGIVLPAIRKKDIAILTREQQRILEKAALKEPGCSPIIIALYTGMRIGEIGALTWSDINLESKTIQVVRTIQRVSVPGKTTKTEIVFDLPKSKSSVRKIPIAQNLLTYLTKKKAEAVSTYVINYKHSYAEPRLINYWFKKTLAKADIEPIHFHALRHTFATRCIENGSDIATLSRLLGHQSIKLTLDTYASSLWETREKAISILDAELNLEE; encoded by the coding sequence GTGATTTCTAGCCGTCAATTCTCTCGTCAAACGAAGGAGGAACTTACGATAACTAAAAAAGGCGAAAATATTTATAAGCGAAAAGATGGCCGCTGGGAAGGGCGCTACCGAAAAGGGCGAAATGAACAAGGAAAACTGCTCTACGGCTACATTTACGGTCAAAAATATAGGGAGGTCAAACAAACCTTAGAACGTCAAAAAGCACGCCAGACATTTTCAAAGCAGCTTACGACCCAATTTCAAGGGACAGTAGAGGAATGGCTCGTGTACTGGTTGGATCACTTAATCGTTCGTCAAATCAAACAGTCGACCTATGCGTCGTATCAAACAAAAATGCGCAAACATATCTTGCCTTATATAGGAAAGAAAAAATTACTTCATATTGAGAAAAAAGACATCACGGCATTAATGCTTCTTTTATCGGATAAAGAATTAAGTCTGACCACGATCCATAATGTCTTGACGATCTTTAAAAGTGCCATGAATAAAGCCTACTTTGAAAAAGCCATTCCAGAAAACCCGTGTGACGGCATTGTCCTGCCAGCGATCCGGAAAAAAGATATCGCCATTTTAACTCGGGAACAACAACGAATATTAGAAAAAGCTGCCCTGAAAGAGCCAGGGTGCTCACCGATCATTATCGCGTTGTACACCGGCATGCGAATTGGTGAAATCGGGGCTTTAACGTGGTCCGATATCAATTTAGAAAGCAAAACGATCCAAGTGGTCCGCACAATCCAGAGAGTGTCTGTGCCAGGGAAAACAACCAAGACAGAGATTGTATTTGATCTGCCCAAATCAAAAAGCTCGGTGCGGAAAATACCGATTGCCCAAAATTTACTTACTTACTTAACAAAGAAAAAAGCGGAGGCGGTCAGTACCTATGTGATCAACTATAAACACTCATACGCAGAACCTAGACTGATCAATTATTGGTTTAAAAAGACCCTTGCCAAAGCTGACATAGAGCCGATCCATTTCCACGCCTTACGGCATACCTTTGCGACACGATGCATTGAAAATGGGAGCGATATTGCCACCTTAAGCCGTTTACTAGGCCATCAATCGATCAAGCTGACCTTAGATACGTATGCCAGTTCTTTATGGGAAACTAGAGAAAAGGCCATTTCTATTCTGGATGCCGAACTGAATTTAGAAGAATAA